The window CACTAGTTTTAGACCCTAGAACCTTCTGACTCGAATTTCTTCGCCATTTGGTCGAATATGTCTAAGTCCCTAGATATCGTAGAGATTTTATCTTTAGGGATTACTTAGGAATGTGGTTTCAAAAGAAGGCGAAGAAGAATGGAAATGATAAACGCTAGGCGTGGCGGCGTCATTTTTTAAGGCTTTGTAAAGGAATTGTATCATAAGTGCACTTAATATTCTTATACGGTAGAACATCGTAAATAGATTCATTAAATTCGAATCATCGAAATGTTAAAACGTGAAAATTTATGAACAGAAAACGATCTCAGGATTCAATGCCAATAATGTGTCATTTGAAGATCTTAGGATAAAACtcgaattacattttttaacgaattccGTAAATGTGCCTGTCGTTTATACACGTGGAAAGAAGGGAATACTCGTATGGAGTAATGCAAGAGCGGTAACCTATGCTGGGGAATGGAGACGGAGAGCGTAAAATCAGGGGCTAGCGAGCATAGCCATAGCCAGCACAGCAGGTCTTCGCAAAAACACCATAAAGTATATAACAACAGTACCAAATCTCATCATCGACAACATTCTCACAGAACTACAAGGTATCGTAAGAATCTTGATGtacttttctttctgaaaATTAGAGGCGCTGCAGTCGATTGACCCTTGTAGGATTCGATCCCGATCCTCAATAGCTAGCGCTAATCAGCGCTTTATCAACTGTACTGTCGtgtgattttatattttttatcttctattattttgtatttattttatagtattttgaatgatttgtatttttatcgtGATTGTTTGAATTATTGAGCATGAAGTAAGATATGCATGATATACAATGGTACGTTTACATCTAGGgtttattaaatgaataattgtGTCAAAGAATACATAGTTTGTGACAATATAAACTATCAAAAGATTTTACTTAAGATTTATGTATTAAAtgtcaataatatattttaatatttttatataaacagatataaatatcaattttatcacTAATTCCAAtttatagatagaaatagtaCAAGTTAATAGTGTACTTTTGGGTGTAGGCTAATTTGTTCTATTGAATCAAGTTTTTCTCTCAACTTTTCACtcagataattttattgtgaAATGATTGTAAGATTtgaatctataataaataattattttatatcaaatatatgtaaatattacgtgtttgttagaaaataatgatattaaacaATCTTCTATTAAAGTATACGTTTCGTTTAACCAagttatttgttatatttaaagttatcccatttttataatcagtatttgatacatatattcagataataatattagatgtAAACATGCATTTACATGtgataatttatgattttattctatgtttgattcttttttataattaggaGTAGTCGaagtcaaagaaaagaaagacagaatataaatacaaacgaAATGGCTCCTTTTCAAACAACAGTTAATGTACGTGGAGATAGTGTGGATAACTTAGGTCAAGAGGTTATTGAAGTACAAATATTACCTCAAGATGAGAATTGGGGAGAAAATACTACAGCTGTAACTGGCAATACATCTGACAGGTCAGAATCAACTGAAGATGTAACTCATTGGCCAAATGAAACCGACACTTCATTCGGATCTGCCTGTAATCGACACATTGTTCCAATAGTAGCTGTGTTACTTGGAATATGTGCTTTTTTAAGTCCTATAGCAATGGTCATATTACCTAAATTAGGATTTTTTCCTGATACAACAACTGCGTTAACAATGCAACAAAAACTACAATTGCTTTCATGCAATGCAGAATGCAAAGGACAATTGCTAGGATTAGCCTTTAAATTAGTACTATTAGTTATTGGAAGTTGGGCTGTATTTCTACGCCCACGAAATGCTACTATGCCACGTGTATTTTTATTCAGAGCTGGTGTGTTACTTCTTACGATGCTGTGCATTTGTACTTATTGGTTGTTTTATGTTGTTCAGGTATGTGATTTAGTTTTACATCAtctaataaattgttattattataattataatgtaattatataactgaccataatttataattttaggTCACAGAAAGTGCTAAGACTGCTGCAAATGGTGAAATAACAGAGTACAAAAGTTTAGTAAATTATGCGGGTACTCTTGCAGATACATTACTATTCATTCACTATGTTGCTGTGCTACTTATAGAAATTCGTCATTTTCAACCAACATTCTATGTGaaggtatataaaaagtttgagtttaatatatacataataactACTAGatttaaatctttattatatatgatacttCAATTTAATGTCAATTATAGGTTGTGAGATCTCCAGATGGTGAATCGAGATCTTATGCAGTAGGACAATTATCGATACAAAGAGCAGCAGTATGGGTATTGGAAAGGTATTACACAGATTTTCCAATTTACAATCCATATCTAGAACGTTTACCTGTCTCTAAATCAAGTCGAAAGCAATCAAGTTTCAAATTTTATGATGTTGATGGAGGTGTCTCAAGTGGTGTTCAGTCGCGTGGGGGTAGCGGCGATAGAGCAGTATTGGCTGCACAAGCTCGACGTAGAGATTCTAGCCATAATGGCCGCTTTTACGAAGAACATGATTATGAAAGAAGAGTACGCAAACGAAGAGCACGCTTAATTACTGCCGCAGAAGAAGCATTTGCTCATATCAAACGATTACACTCTGAAGTTGAATCCACGCCAGGTCCTGGTCCTATGGACCCAATGGAAGCTGCACAGGCAGTATTTCCATCTATGGCAAGAGCTTTACAAAAATACTTAAGAGTTACACGTCAACAACCTCGTCATTCTGTAGAATcaatattaaatcgttttgCAAGATGTTTAGCACAAGATGCAGCACCGCGTGCATTTTTGGAACCTTTTTTTACGACAAGTCCTGTTCTTTctaatgaaaaggaaagacaaaagGGTTCTCATCATTGGGCTTTAATCTGCGAAGGTGAGTTGCCATCACGACCTCTTGCAAATGGTTGTGAATTTCAGTTAAGACAAGGTGAGATTGCACTTTTGTGCACAGCATATCGATTACCGCATTTTCATCTCACTGAACAACTTGCACATCCTAAATCTAATAAGTTTCTCTTGAGGTTGAATTCAGAAACTTCTGTGTAGtagtattgaaaattttttagacATCCTATTACAAGGTGCTTATCATACTAGTGGATGTGAATTTGcgtaaattttaaaaagcataaaaatgcacaaatttttaaatatttaacattaaaaagaaaagtatatatgaaCAATTTGATTGTCACGAATTAAAATCaagttttatttgtaaaatagtATTTATCAACTAAATTGGTAATACTTATTTCCAAGGCCATAAAAGCTTTAGATATTttagtacataaatatatgcacatacttttgcataaataatttcgtacATTACTTGCATTATTAGATAATGCTATATTGATAGCATTATCTATTagtataaaatacaatactcacttttattatatatttaccttttttttttttttattaatatttataaatatcttttatacaaAGTTTTATATCTTAAACctaatttactttatattattatactcaGTTAATCTATAAGTTTTTCATTGAAGATTTTTTAGGCATTTTTTATCAGTTTTtcatcaatttatataaaaaacatatttcaaaTATGTTCTATGAAATTGTGTACATGTGAATAATATTAGTATGAAAGCACTTTCCTTTTTACACAAGTAAACATTGCTTGTAAGCAAATTGAATGGAtgatttgtataaatatataaaatatcattaaaataattatagatttttgTATACTagttaatttatatgtaaaattacagacttttttttataaaagtatcataagtaaagtattattatcacttggaatttatacgttttattaattactaaatgtaattaattctatgagtaaaagtaattattcaacaaattaaaagtattatttcaaGGCTAAGCCATTGAAttactttgataataaaattgtttaatgaTGGAAATGATAATTAAGATACACAtaacattctttttaaattataccaagaaattttttttactttagtACCTTGAATATTCTTGTGAGTTGTGATTAGATATTATAGTAacttattctttatatatacataatgggATTTGAAAAGCCAAATATATTATGAACATTTCAAATACTCCATGACTAATGTTATAGTATTCTTATACCAGATATGTGCTAAGCAAGTATAAACTTGCACTTCTTTATTTGTTGCTATCATGTGTTAAATTTATGGCaacatataatttcataagaCTGGCAAATCACATTTAAACAACATCTGATATCtgttcatataaaatataaaaaagagaagacatGTAAATAAAAAGCAGAAATCTATTTCATGCTTGCTTCACTGcttgtatatattcatatatacacaagttTATAATGTTTGGGTTATAGGCCTAACggcaaagaattttttatacaaaaaaacaaattgtattATCCCTATGGATGTGTTTTGCATTCCAAACAACATGACAAATAATTTTCCTAACTTGGAAAAATatcttgttaataatataatacattttaagcATTTTACATCTAGTGCGAATTAGAAATGATGctatttttacaattacatatcacaattaattcattaatgttaaatattatatattgcttGCCTCATGttgttcataaaatatattatgaataagattgtagaatataaaaattatttagactgtacttaaaaaaatacttaagTTTGTCTGTAAGTTTGTGCTCTTGTGCATTTGTGGATATGTTATATTTGGAATGtatgaacttttttttataaaattattttatttatgtgtgAGCGTGGTGATTGTATTGATAAATGATGAAATATACATTTGATGTACAGATGCTTATAACAGTTTATTTAGACCTATCAGTATTATTAACTTTGTATAAACAAGATTATAACTTTgataaacaaaagaatatttacttttaaacattttatatgtgtatatgaatttaaaattatattaaagaaaactaaagaTGTACAATAAGtgtatattaaacattattaaaagttGGGATCTTTCCTGTTTTTtatctgttattattattgagttctgataaaatttataatagcaaatactttttaattccacttttaatacattttgaaactaaaaaatatatgaaaaaaatgtatatgatataaaaaaaaaaaaaaaatagatttggtaataattttttttatttggtattttaagaaaatctataaatattggttccattattatgtaatatatcttcatttactttaatttacataaaattgtATGGCTGATATTAATTAGTACGACAAGTACAATTAcatcaaattataaaaacaagcCTTGTtctaaatgtaattataaatttggaGTACATGAAGACATACCATAATTTTTGCATGTTTCAAGATGATCGTATAGGTTAGGAAACTGCATTAGGCTAGTTCAATTTCTTTGAGTTGTGGTTAGATCTCCTAATATGGCTAGCGAAAAAAAATCGGGAAAAACGTCTTCAAAAGGTGGAAAATCGAATGAAGAAATATTCGCTGGATTTCAAACACTTCGAAATGAACAAAGAATGATGGCTAATAAATTATCCGAAATGGAAATGGAATTAAATGAACATAAGTATGCTCTTTAACCTATGTTTACGAAGTGTAatgtatttaaacaaattatatatatatatatatatatataaaatagttgacataataaattattcttttagaaTTGTTATCGatactttaaaaaatgttgatcCTAAAAGAAAGTGTTATAGAATGATTGGAGGAGTATTATGTGAGCGTACCGTCGAAGATGTAATGCCCACATTAGTAACAAACAAAGAACAGGTTTGattaactataatataaaaaatatattttcaattgtatttaattttttgtttttgtatttacatgatataataatgtatagaacatcttatatataattatacaagagtatatattttaaaaatattctattattgtataactttaattgtttatatcatttttagttGATTAAAGTAATAGAAGCTTTGAATGACCAATTAACTAAAAAAGGTATTGAAATAAATgagtataaagaaaaacataatattAGAATTCGAGGTCAAGATGACTTACAACATCCGGAGGAAGAATCAAAAGAAGCGAAAAGGAATGCAATTGTTGTAAATCCTATTGAGGtttaaatatcgttaatattttcatttaatttaaaaatattattaatcttaaaaaaCTAAATTTCAATGCTTTATTCTATGAACTATCAGTAACATTAAAGATCATTCtctttgcatttatttatttgatgaaTATGTGAAATGCATACATAACCTTTAGTTACCAATATCaagtttatttcttatttatgaaattattaataaaattcttttaaatgtaGATAAACGTAAGTAATATAGtcttataatactatataaaaaaaacatattttaatattttttaaattaagggtaatttcttttaaaattggTAACTAAGAGTTATAgccaaattatttttctttttataaatattcagcaaaaaattatatatgtatattacttcatataaatacaaaaagaatttcttcatAATCAAGctttataaaatgatacaaaaaatattgtacaCTTAATGCTTAGTAATTTGTTGAACAAATTAGTGTAATGGACTGAATGCAAACATACTATTTGTAATGATAAATACGTAAACTATAAGTGGAAAAAggcaatatttaaattaatttgtattttatatcaaataaaatattgcaaacgtaagatacgtaaataaaaataatatcgtctattttactttcttcgatgtatacttatataaatttatttataaatatgcgTATACTAATGTTTCGTGCAATTGATTATTTTGTGTGTTTGGTttgctaaataaaaatatcatttataataaatcgtaataagttgtactatatatatccataaaataaaaaatatataaaaaagtgggggaagagagagagaaaaaatagagagaatgaaaCAGGCAATTTACGAACGTTACCATTTCAGCAATCGACTTCTCGATTTGCTTTTCGGACAAGTTATCGGATCGTACCACTCGTAGCGATGTAAACACATGTGCCACCCCTTGTCATGGAACAATCATGTTACttttcgaatgattttataaaataattgtgtaATAGTttgaatattgtattataataaatatacgattatttttgtatcgtAATCGATGTAAGtacgaaaatatcgattcgatatgtacacattttaatattatattactatttgcACGTATAAAAGGTGGATTCTTCTTAAATGGAGTCAGTAAAGTGCAGATAGACAATCATAAAAGTTCAACATTTAAAGTATCGAAAATGTATACATTACGTATACAAAATTATGATTTCAATGTgaagtgcatatatataaaagcgtCATATAATATTAGTGATACTAGACTATATTTTGACActaatttcttcgaaagtaacatatgaaataatctatttttactCTAAAGTGCAATGTGTTTAAGTGGTGTTTtatcaagatttttttattattgtaccATGCTAATCtagatttgaaataatatcaatgtgAAGTACAAGGTGGTTAAAAATGGAAGCGTGGTGGTTCTCTCGCATAGTTGCACATCATCCATATGTTATTCTATTgacaatatttctattttcttgtaCATGTTTAATAGCTCCTCGTACTATTCAAAATTTTCCAGATTTTTCTGATCCTCAATTGGTGAGAATTATTAATCTGTATTTatacaactatatatatatatatattatatttataatatattatctattatttcaaGGGATTTGAAGCAAGGGGTACTATGTTATCACAAAGATTAACAGCATGGCAAAATTTAATGGAAGCAACCAAACCTAGAGGAGAACTTGTTGATAATCCtttggaatattattattatttagaacaACTAAATCAACAGGTAactcaattattttattctttctaaagatatatcataatatataagtaactGTTTCTAACAGACTGACTCCACTTCACAAAGACATGGTTGGACAAGTCAGGGTATTCTTAGGAAAAAACCTAAGAgtataaacagaaaaaaaggaaaaaagtacattgtaacaaaaaatgaaacggAAGAAGAttcaaataatgataatgacaaaGACAAATGGGAAGAATTATTAGAGTTAAAAAATAaggatcgattaaatattgtagaaaatgaaaaaaatcataataatttggACAGTGAAAGCTTTTTCTGTAATTTACCAACTTCTGCTTATGCTCGTGTAGTTATAGGTacagaaacagaagaaaaaagtttatgGACTATGGAAGGTGTTCTAGCTCAATGTCATATTGATGCTGCACTTAGAGCAAATCCTCATTTTCCTTCATTATGTCAAATTCAAGAGgaacgtaataatataagtCATAAGTGTTGCAGAAGTTGGTCACCTGCTAATTATGTAGCATTGTTGTCTAATCGAAGTTCCTGTTTGGGAGTGACTGAGAATGATCTTATTCGAGTAGAAACTTTATTAAGAAGATGTGCTTATTATTACCATAATTTTGAATTGACTATTAACTGTGCAGAAGATCTCAATTGTCAGAAACGTGTTCCAGCAGAATGCTATCTACATAATGCAGTTTATCATCTATTACATTACCTTTTAGATGTAAACTTTATTCCAAGTCATGTAAGAATTgattcgttttttaattttattttgtactcAGTTAGGagcaataattttaaattatatatttctttgcaGAAACAACAAACTTTAAATAAGTCACATTCAACATTGAAATCAGTAATGCTATTTCTCCCAATTGCAGCTAGTTCAGCCAGTTTAGATTTCTACAAagagttaaataataatggtCTGAGTTATGGGAAATTTAAAGTGCGAGGCATGCAATTAGGATTAAAAAGTACATTATTTGATTGTCTTTTAGTATCAGATTTCAGTCTGGTTCTAACTGGATTTGGCTTTGTGACCCTATGCATTTGGATATATACTGgatctttattattaactattacTACATTCTTTGCAGTACTCTTTAGTCTTGGTATTTCATATGCAATATATACTCTTGTTTTGCGAATTAAATTCTTCCCATTTATGAATTTACTTGCAATTGTGGTTGCAGTTGgtaagttatttttaatatttttaattctgtataaaaattaaatatcataatttaaaaattaattatcataaaactgataaatatgttttttgaAGGAATTGGTGCAGAtgatgcatttatatattgtaaagtTTGGGAGTGTTGCAAGCAACAAAAACTTTCCAATGGTGGATTAGCACGATTAGTACAGGAAACCATGAAACATGCAATACCATCTATGTTTGTTACTTCATTAACAACAGCAGTAGCATTTTTTGCATCTATTGTCAGTAATGTCACTGCCATTAATTGTTTtaggtaataaaatatttatactgaTATGTCATAAATACATTCTTTTGGGTATTTATCTCATATTAATAATCGTGCTTTATAGTTTGTTCTCAGGAATGACTGTGAtcactaatttctttttaatgatcaCGTGGTTACCAGCATGTGTAGTAGTATCAGAACATTGTCGAATAACAACTCTGTCACCCGCGAGTTTTATTACAAGGAAAATTATTCGTCCTATACGAATATTTGCAGATAAAATTGCTCttacatttattatcttcCTCACAAAAATTGCAATTGGTTTAAGATGGTTTTGGCTTGTGAGTTTGGGTGCCTTAGCTGTAGGTGCTTGCATAGTAGTTTTTCACTATCCAGGACTGCAATTACCTGATACTCCTGACTTCCAGTTATTTGAAACTTCTCATCCTTTTGAACAATATGACTTAATTTATTCTCGACACTTCTGGTTCGAAAAAGTTGAAATGgtaataattatagattaaataaataatattcgatatataaattttattataaagatgcaaattatatgaatttagATCGATGGTGGCGAGATTTTACCACTACGATTTGTTTGGGGCATAAAACCAGTTGATAATGGAGATTACCTTAATCCTGATAAAAAGGGTATGCTAGTATGGGATGAATCTTTCGACGTGTCTCATGAACAATCTCAGTTATGGTTGCAACAGTTCTGCTATAATCTACGAATTCAGCCATTTTATCGTAATACATTAGGAGCACTTCTTCCTAATTGTTTTATTGAATCATTACGTACGTGGATGCGAAGGCATTGTGTAGATCCTATAGATacac is drawn from Vespula pensylvanica isolate Volc-1 chromosome 10, ASM1446617v1, whole genome shotgun sequence and contains these coding sequences:
- the LOC122632692 gene encoding vang-like protein 2 isoform X1; this encodes METESVKSGASEHSHSQHSRSSQKHHKVYNNSTKSHHRQHSHRTTRSSRSQRKERQNINTNEMAPFQTTVNVRGDSVDNLGQEVIEVQILPQDENWGENTTAVTGNTSDRSESTEDVTHWPNETDTSFGSACNRHIVPIVAVLLGICAFLSPIAMVILPKLGFFPDTTTALTMQQKLQLLSCNAECKGQLLGLAFKLVLLVIGSWAVFLRPRNATMPRVFLFRAGVLLLTMLCICTYWLFYVVQVTESAKTAANGEITEYKSLVNYAGTLADTLLFIHYVAVLLIEIRHFQPTFYVKVVRSPDGESRSYAVGQLSIQRAAVWVLERYYTDFPIYNPYLERLPVSKSSRKQSSFKFYDVDGGVSSGVQSRGGSGDRAVLAAQARRRDSSHNGRFYEEHDYERRVRKRRARLITAAEEAFAHIKRLHSEVESTPGPGPMDPMEAAQAVFPSMARALQKYLRVTRQQPRHSVESILNRFARCLAQDAAPRAFLEPFFTTSPVLSNEKERQKGSHHWALICEGELPSRPLANGCEFQLRQGEIALLCTAYRLPHFHLTEQLAHPKSNKFLLRLNSETSV
- the LOC122632692 gene encoding vang-like protein 2-B isoform X2 codes for the protein MKSSRSQRKERQNINTNEMAPFQTTVNVRGDSVDNLGQEVIEVQILPQDENWGENTTAVTGNTSDRSESTEDVTHWPNETDTSFGSACNRHIVPIVAVLLGICAFLSPIAMVILPKLGFFPDTTTALTMQQKLQLLSCNAECKGQLLGLAFKLVLLVIGSWAVFLRPRNATMPRVFLFRAGVLLLTMLCICTYWLFYVVQVTESAKTAANGEITEYKSLVNYAGTLADTLLFIHYVAVLLIEIRHFQPTFYVKVVRSPDGESRSYAVGQLSIQRAAVWVLERYYTDFPIYNPYLERLPVSKSSRKQSSFKFYDVDGGVSSGVQSRGGSGDRAVLAAQARRRDSSHNGRFYEEHDYERRVRKRRARLITAAEEAFAHIKRLHSEVESTPGPGPMDPMEAAQAVFPSMARALQKYLRVTRQQPRHSVESILNRFARCLAQDAAPRAFLEPFFTTSPVLSNEKERQKGSHHWALICEGELPSRPLANGCEFQLRQGEIALLCTAYRLPHFHLTEQLAHPKSNKFLLRLNSETSV
- the LOC122632697 gene encoding prefoldin subunit 2; its protein translation is MASEKKSGKTSSKGGKSNEEIFAGFQTLRNEQRMMANKLSEMEMELNEHKIVIDTLKNVDPKRKCYRMIGGVLCERTVEDVMPTLVTNKEQLIKVIEALNDQLTKKGIEINEYKEKHNIRIRGQDDLQHPEEESKEAKRNAIVVNPIEV
- the LOC122632688 gene encoding protein dispatched, with the protein product MEAWWFSRIVAHHPYVILLTIFLFSCTCLIAPRTIQNFPDFSDPQLGFEARGTMLSQRLTAWQNLMEATKPRGELVDNPLEYYYYLEQLNQQTDSTSQRHGWTSQGILRKKPKSINRKKGKKYIVTKNETEEDSNNDNDKDKWEELLELKNKDRLNIVENEKNHNNLDSESFFCNLPTSAYARVVIGTETEEKSLWTMEGVLAQCHIDAALRANPHFPSLCQIQEERNNISHKCCRSWSPANYVALLSNRSSCLGVTENDLIRVETLLRRCAYYYHNFELTINCAEDLNCQKRVPAECYLHNAVYHLLHYLLDVNFIPSHKQQTLNKSHSTLKSVMLFLPIAASSASLDFYKELNNNGLSYGKFKVRGMQLGLKSTLFDCLLVSDFSLVLTGFGFVTLCIWIYTGSLLLTITTFFAVLFSLGISYAIYTLVLRIKFFPFMNLLAIVVAVGIGADDAFIYCKVWECCKQQKLSNGGLARLVQETMKHAIPSMFVTSLTTAVAFFASIVSNVTAINCFSLFSGMTVITNFFLMITWLPACVVVSEHCRITTLSPASFITRKIIRPIRIFADKIALTFIIFLTKIAIGLRWFWLVSLGALAVGACIVVFHYPGLQLPDTPDFQLFETSHPFEQYDLIYSRHFWFEKVEMIDGGEILPLRFVWGIKPVDNGDYLNPDKKGMLVWDESFDVSHEQSQLWLQQFCYNLRIQPFYRNTLGALLPNCFIESLRTWMRRHCVDPIDTHINYSPCCKRNSFPYKPNVLKQCAAEATAQLYRTPAYLWKRGGPVYAGLKFLKESIQTSLQPNNATGSLILPVPKIKALIVEYDSKYDYSLSYLHMNQFFHEVETWMQEQLKTAPTTMQGGWFVSKLEFYELQRTLHDGTIWAMIVSLILALAVLAFVTLNPLVSIYAIITIGAAIIVTVATLILLGWKLNVLESVAVSTAIGLAVDFSLHYAVSYRACNSEERVDKVKAALDQMGGPTLMATLTSGVAGALMLPSDVLAYIQIGIFLLLVMGISWIYATLFLCPMLAVIGPSSHFAQFQYPRARKLLFCFRKKESEELAETNRDNGKMVKKGKGKGMLSESTLSTSSTVCQFHCSEPEILIARPPSSSLPPSPTSALLYLDSNQTTVWNNRRKQMNDLD